A region of the Paramormyrops kingsleyae isolate MSU_618 chromosome 6, PKINGS_0.4, whole genome shotgun sequence genome:
gcaccatgtcacaaagctcgaatcatttcaaattggtttcttgaacatgacaatgagttcactgtactaaaatggcccccacagtcaccagatctcaacccaatagagcatctttgggatgtggtgcaCAGCAAATTCAAAAGTGTTGAAATCATGGTGTTAGAGCTTTTAGAGTTAAAGTGTTCAGGTTTCAGAGTTAAATGTGGCTGCACTAACGTCACATAGTGTTACTACACTGTTAAACACGGCGTTCTATTCCGGTGATCCCGGTTTCTGACACACTACGTCGTCAGTCTCTACATCCGGGAATTTTTCCCGCTTACTCGGCTTTTCAGTTTGAAGGCGCCAAGTTCATATGTCGTGAAGCGAAGCGTAGCGAAATTGGTGAGTATTACTTACTTAAATAGTTCATCTTTTGGTATTTGGCTTGCCATTTcgtcatatacagtatgtttattATACTCATATAGGCTATCAAAATACATATGGTTGACgggtttttgctttttttttttttttaccaactaATATATTAGAAAACGTAGCCGAGTAAGCGGTTAGCCTGTTCGTCTCTGGCACATGAGGCAATGTTAATAGACTCGAATATTTTAGTAGACTATGCGATTTTACAGtgtttcagttgttttttttttccaaactacGGTTAGATTCCCGTTATCTATACTGTTGTGCGATATCTGTTTAGCCTCtgcaatttgccttatacagtAAGTTTTTTTCTTGATTGGCGGGTTTTCTCCGCAGCGTTCACTTGCATAGCTTAAAACGTTTAAAAGTAAGGGAATTTACTATTTAAATTACGAAGGTTTTACCTTTTTACTGGTGCATACAGTTACTTTTAACATTAAGGTAGATATTACGTTTAAGATTAAGGTACATATTTTAGCTTGGCTTTAATGACATGGGCCATTTTTGGCCACGCTTGAATTGCTCCTAGCGCCTGATTCACAATATGGCTAAAGGTCCTGTCCACGCGGGCGTTTGAGTCTAGGATAAATGAAATCACTCTGAGCGACCTATGCATTTTATTTGCGTTTTGTAGTGGTGCCTGGCTGACGTTCTTTTCCCTCTGTTCAAGGCCAACCTGCAGCCCATATCGTAGTTTCCAGATTGTAGTTTTGTGTGTTGACCAGTAATCATGCATTCAACCATGTTTAAAGCGTCAAAAAGCAGCTGTCGCTATTCTGCGTTTTCTTTTGCCAAAACACTAGCAATCATTATATCATAGGGCATATTCGGTCCGTCAGATGCTATGTAAACGCAATATGGCACATCTGACCGAAGGCAGGTCATGAGAGTGTATACATTCACTTGAAACAGGAGCTACGAAGTTAATATTTTGTGTTGTATACTGTGATTCTTTTTTCTAGGGAGCAGTGTCCACGGCAGTTGTTTTGCCTTTACAGCTTATAATGATTGTAAAAGTGCAATAgaataggcaagggtagaagggctgttctgcaggataaatttatagaagtcgccaataagcttagaagcagaacgtccatggtggtattttccgaaatactccccgtgccacgcgcaagtgaggctaagttagctgagataaggagattaaatgcgtggctaaaaggatggtgtaggaaagaggggtttaggtttatggggcactggaggaccttctggaacaggtgggacctgttcaagccggatgggttgcatctgaaccggaggggaaccagtgtactgggaaggcgtatttgtagagtagttgaggaatgtttaaactagggactgggggggcagggaggttagttaagtatgtaactggggggaaacggaaagcccaaaaaaatcatattataagtaggcactgtaataagcctaccctttgttgtctgtatttaaacgccaggagtattaggaataaaattcatgatttagaggctcttatctcatcggactcttatgatattatagcaataactgaaacgtggttgagtgataaggatggacaagaatataatatggatggttacacattgttccgtaaagaccgtataggtaagaagggaggtggtgttgcagtatatgtaaaggaaatcttgcaggcaagggagcttactgatataagtaaaagtacggaagctatatgggtaaaattagatgctacaaactcaaatagcctaattgtcggtgtttgttacagagcacccaatgtagctgctgaggaaagcagattgttatacagtgatattaggattatgagcaataaaaatgatgtggtagttatgggtgattttaatctaccggggatacagtgggacattgttgctggctcttctgaaaatgaacttgagatggtggaattagtacaggattgtttttttactcagtttgttaacacccctaccaggggagatgccattcttgatcttgttttgtctaataaccaggacaggattggtaaattagatgttttagaaccacttgacagtagcgatcataacatggttaaatttgaggttaagtttagtgcccgaagagcaaagtccaaatcaaaaatatataatgttaggaaggctaacttcaattgtatgagattaaaactagaaaccgtgaactggatggagttaaataacaaaactgttgaagaggcatgggaattttttaaaagcacattattgcaagtacaagaggactttatacctgtttctagcaagaataaatctaggaaattgcaacctaggtggtttaatagggacataaagtataaagtaaggaggaaaagggctttgttccagagatggaaaataactgatgatgacataataaagcaagagtatctaaatctacaggctgaattaaaaaatgacattagacgagctaaaaggaatgtcgaaaggaagatcgcattggaggctaaggatgacgttaaaagtttcttccagtattttaactctaaaagagctctaaaagctgaaattactaatctgcaggatagtaagggtcttataattgaaaacgacattgacatagtaaatgagttcaatgatagttttgcacgggtattcactgtcgaggacactagtaacttaccagttcttattactaattcaacatcgtctataactaatatatatataactgaagctgatgttttgcaaagcctagctaagctcaaaataaataaatcacagggccctgatggcatcttacctatagtgttaaaagagatgagggatattatttgccgacccttaacattactgtttcaaaaatccttatctgaaggtgtggtaccttctgattggaagcatgccaacataacgcccattttcaaaaaaggggatagaagtaatttgtcaaactataggccaatcagtctaacttgtataactggtaaagttatggaggctataatcaaagagaaaatggtagattacctggactcaaataacattttgagggatagccagcatggatttaggagaggtagatcctgtttaacaaatctgttggagttttttgaggaagctactcaggaagttgatgataagaaggcctatgatgtcatctatttagatttccaaaaggcttttgatgttgttccccacaagaggctctcacttaaactcaaagcgacaggtattttaggaactgtagcgacttggattgataactggttaacggataggaagcagcgagtagttataagaggctcgatgtcacagtgggcctgcgttcatagtggggtaccgcagggttcaattttaggaccacttttgttcctaatttacataaatgatatagacaccaatatatacagtaaactggtgaaatttgcagatgacaccaaggtgggtggtgtagcagatactgaactagcggctcagcagctacagcgggatcttaatttaattagtgactgggctgacacctggcagatgaaatttaacatagacaaatgtaaggtactccatgtagggagcagaaatataaagtacaggtattttatgggacctactgaaataaaggtagctgattatgagaaagaccttggtgtgtatgttgatgcttccatgtctcattctcgccagtgtggggaagcaataaaaaaggccaataggatgttggggtacatctccaggtgtgtggagtttaagtcaagggaggtaatgctaagattatacaattccttggtgagacctcacctagaatattgtgtacaggtttggtcaccatatcttaaaaaggacatagcggccttagaaaaggtgcagcgtagggccacaagaatgattcctggtcttagaggaatgtcatacgaggaaaggttatttgagctaaatctgttcagcctcaagcaaaggagactgaggggggacatgatccaggtctataagattctaacaggtttggatgctgttcaaccgaatagttacttcagcattagttcaaatacaagaactcgtggccataggtggaaattagcgggagaacatttcaaactggatttaaggaagcacttctttacacagcgtgtagtcagagtatggaatagtcttcctgataacgtagtgcaagctgaatccttgggttcctttaaatcagagctagataagattttaacaactctgagctattagttaagttctccccaagcgagctcgatgggccgaatggcctcctctcgtttgtatagttcttatgttcttatgttcttatgttaataCCAGACGATCAGAAAATACATCAAAATCCCCAAAGCTTCCTTTGAGGACTTTATCACAgaaggtatttttttttgcaaagtaattttgaaatgtaaatgtgaagtaaataatacttaaatatgtaatcattttcttttttagtcAAAGTAAAATTCACTATACCATCTAACAAAGTGGTAAAAGTTACTGATGACACTGGGACAGAAGTTGATGAAGATGTATTTGCTGATCTTCTGACGTCAAAGGACATATGCTTTGTCATCTTGGATGACAGTGATGGTAACCAATTTATCTTTGTGTTGCACAGGCTTGTAAAATtagttgtgtatttatttaaatagttGTGTGAACAGAGGTCACATATGCTCTACTGTATTAGGCAATTCAGCTAAACGTGCGTTTATGTATTCAGGTATTTCCACTAGCAATTCCTCAACCACCTTGACAGACACAACGTCCTTGTCCTCCTCAAGCAGAGAGAGTGACAGTGAAAGTTGTAACCCACAGAAACGGGTAAGAAGAGAGGAGGAGGTGTTGCAGTGTTCAGCAGCCAAAGACGTAAGATCATGTTTTGCACCTATCAGATTGATGCACTTTGTCTGTACTAGAGCCATCACAATACTTAAGAAAATACTTTACCATTTTGATACCAATGATAAATGTAGGAGAATTTTTTagaataaaacaattaaaaatgtcattatcACTATTTTTCAAGTTATCTGACATAGTGCATAGCAATATGTTCTTTTTGCAGAGCTTTAGAGTACATTTGTACAGTACATTAAGTACATTTACCATAAATTGAGAGAAATTATAAACCGTGAGTAAACTGTTGGTTAGaaagtttttcattttaaaaagttaaaacagATCGTCTGACCCAAGTATTTTGATTAAATGTAatgcatgctttttttgtttatttttagttttacaaCAAAAATGGCATACTCTTTGTTAAACATCAAGATATGACAAACTTGTTCTTGGCTTTGCATTTTAGACACACTGTCAGGACAGCATGGATAGCTTAAAACAGGCAAAGCCAGTACTGATGATGATATGGTATTGGTACTGTTGCAAATCTAATGTGATAGTAATTTTGTTAATATCTAAGGCACCATAACCTAGTTTTTGGTCTATAACTCGTCTTTTACTTATGTTTAGATGGTGTACAAGATTCTCCTCTCAAAACCTGGAGGGATAGCAGTGCTTACAGAATATGAGGAGACAGGAACAATTTGTGACAGCTCAAGAAGGCAAATGGTGAACATCCTTGCTGCACAAATGACAGAATCAGAAGGGTACGTGCTTATGTATTATCATGTATTATCTGTGCTTATGTATTATCATGCATGGTCTAATATGTAAGTGGAGTATataatttagatatttttttcttaggAGGATTCCACAGCGAATTACAAAGGAAAAATATGCTCTTGGAATAATCACTTTGTTTCCAGCACTTAAAGATCCTTTTTCAAAAAAAGGATATGTAAGTTAAAGTTTGTTGCTTTATCCATGTTTTATTTCTGCTCAACAGCTGTATTAAAATCTTAGAGTTAATATTTCTATAGGGTTTAGCTACTTTTTGGCAATTTTGATATTCAGGCAGACTTTTCTCTGTCAGGAGCATTTCTATGACAGTCAAAGTGGATCTGGCTTCTTGGCGTGGCGCATAAAAACCATTCAGCGAAAGACAAAGCTTCCTGTGAAGTCATCTCAACCACCAGTTGAAACAACTGGAGGCGCCACTCTTGATAGGAACATCCACCACCTTCAGTCGTCAGAAGAGTCCTTCCAGGAGGCAATAGCATTAATGAACCACATCAGTGACAGAGAGACTATATTGCTGAAAATGCGCGAGACGTTTGAATATAGGCAGCGGCTTGTCCATAATCCTGAGACATCTGGTACAGTACTCTCAGTGTTCCCTCGGCTGTTAGATACACAGGGATTGGTAAGTTAAATGTTAAAGCTACATTGTTGGTATGTCTTGTGTAATGTAGCCTTGAATGTTGATGTTTAGTGAATTTGTTTGTACAATCAAATTTACTTGATTTGTATCTCAGATACTTCAAGACTTCAGTCTTCTCTTTGGTGATGAAATAGCAGTCAGACTCCTGGAGAAATGGCATACTTCATTCAAGGCAAAGGTGATTAAAGAAGCAGAGACCCTTACATGCACCCCCCTCATACAACGGCTACTGAGATCAGCCAAGGACCAGCAAGGAGAGCAAACAGTCGATTATTCTGCAGGTACTTGAAGTAGCTGAATTAATTTTAAACATTGAAGTTCATTATGAGCTTGCAAGCTAAGAATTGTCTGTTTTTTATCCTATTTCTTAGAGTGGGATAGTGACATGGCATCACTCCTTCTCTTGTTGCACATCTCCCCCATCTTGTTGCACCACCCCCATCTCATGGAAGGAAGAAAATGCAGAGGATCAGTGCATGCCAAGCTGTGGACCATGTGGTGATGTTTCACAAAGTATGTGGCATATCTTCCCTAAGCTTTCATATATGGCTTTTATTGGTGGAAACATCACTAATTTACAGTGCCTGTCTTTTTAGACAAGTCTAGATCAACAGATTGATTAGTTTCTTACTTTTACCTACAGTCCTGCAGAAGTTTGGATGAACACCTGAGGATGGAAGGACCTCGTCAGCCATATCTGCTTGCTTCAGGAACCAACAAACGGGCAATTAGCAACTTCTACATCGTTGTGGACAAGAAGCTTGTACCTTGTGAGGGAAGGACCACATTGGCGGCCTTTGATGAACTTTTCaaggttcattttgtttttggtgTAAAATATGATGAGTCGCTCAGCAGTTTGTACACTTTCCTCCAGACAACTGTGTACAATATTGATGTCGGTGTTACAAAAGAGAGCCCAAAAGTTAAAGAATTGAGAGCAAAATTTATGAACAAtgtataaatgttacatttgccATTCATTGCATGATATGCCTGGCACTTTGGTTCGACATCTTAAGCTGTTGCATGGTCTGTATCCTGGGAAGAAGTTTAATTTGGTATGTGCTCAGGATGGTTGTTTTTTACAGTTCAAAAGTTTTGCTGGTTTCAGGAAGCACTTGAAAGTTGTTCATAAACCAGGCACTGTCTGTGCCACATTAGGTGATAGGGATTCTGTTGATGCCACCTTAGACAATAATAACAGCCCCCAGCAGTCTGATAGCTTGGCTTTAAATGCAGGAAACGAGGTGCTCCAGCTTAAAACATATCAACAGCCAGCTAAGGAAATGTGTGCTTCCGTAATTGCCAAACTACAGGGTAGTGGGGTTGCCAACAGTGTAATTTTGTCTGTAGTGGAAAGCATGGAAGAATTAGTTAATGATGTTCACACATCTATTAAAAACCAGGTATTGCAGGTGGTCCCCTCTGAAAGTCCCAGCAGAAAGGCTGTAGAAGATGTTTTTGGAAATCTTTATAATCCTTTCTGTGACCTAAATACAGATTCTAAGTGGAGGAAATACTTTGGTGAGAAGTGGGGCGTTGTGGAACCCATTGAAATTAATTTAGGTGTGAGATATGATTCAAGAAAAGACAGAGTTTCTGGAATGTATGAACAGGTACCAGTCAATGACACTTTCATTTATATACCACTAATGAAGACTTTAGAGTTCATTTTTAAGAATGAGGATGTTTGCAATCACATTGTGTCATCCAGTGAGAGAGATTGCTACCATGATTTTTGTGATGGAAACTACTACAAAAAGCACCCACTATATTCTCGATATAAGAATGCGCTGCAAATTCAACTTTATTATGATGATTTTGAAATGGGAAATCCTTTGGGATCTAAACTAGGGATTCATAAACTTGGATGTTTATATTTTACACTCAGAAACCTCCCACCAAACCTGAATTCTTCTTTGATGAATATTCATCTCATTTCCTTGTTTCACTCACAAGATGTGAAAAAGTATACGATCGACGCAATATTAAGCCCCTTTATTAAAGATATAAAAATGTTGGAAAGCGATGGAATGAAAGTGTCATTCTCTGAGCAACCTATTTATGGCACTATTTCACAGATTACAGGAGACAATTTGGGGTTAAATGGTATTCTTGGCTATGTGGAATCATTCAGTGCTAgctattactgcagaaggtgtCTTACAGACAAAGTCACTGCTCAGACAGTGTTTAGTTCGGATGATCCACGTGTTATTTTGCGGACCCAAGAAACAAATGAACAGCATTATAGCATCCTTAATCAGAATGCTGGAGAAGGTTCATGCTATGGAATCAAACGAAGCAGCATTCTCAATAGTTTGACTTATTTCAATGTGGCAGATAATTTCGTTTTTGACATTATGCATGATATCTTGGAGGGGGTGGGACAATATCAAATCAAACTGCTTTTTGAGTATTTGGGCCAAAACTTCATTTCAATGGAAAACATTCTTTTACGTGTTTATGCATTCAACTATGGCTATttggacaaaaaaaacagaccaacTAAGATAACTCTTCATGGCAATAGTGTGGGACTCAGTGCCAGTCAAACAATGTGCCTTATTAAGAACATTCCACTCATATTTGGTGATGTTGTCCCAGAAGGAAACAGACACTGGCATTTGGTGTTACTCCTGTCAAACATAATTAATATTGTGTTTTCTCCTGCAATTACAGATGGAATGACTGTCTATTTAAAGCATCTTATAGCAGAGCACCATTCTTTATTCACAAAGCTATACCCTCAAAATAATCTCATTCCAAAACACCACTTCATGATTCATTACCCAGAATGTATTCGCCAGATTGGTCCTTTGGTTCACGCATGGACTATGAGATATGAAGCCAAGCataaattttttaaatccagTGTAAAAAACTTCAAGAATCTGACAAAGTCCCTTGCACGAAAACACCAAGTAGCCATTGCTTATCACTGG
Encoded here:
- the LOC140591721 gene encoding uncharacterized protein translates to MVYKILLSKPGGIAVLTEYEETGTICDSSRRQMVNILAAQMTESEGRIPQRITKEKYALGIITLFPALKDPFSKKGYEHFYDSQSGSGFLAWRIKTIQRKTKLPVKSSQPPVETTGGATLDRNIHHLQSSEESFQEAIALMNHISDRETILLKMRETFEYRQRLVHNPETSGTVLSVFPRLLDTQGLILQDFSLLFGDEIAVRLLEKWHTSFKAKVIKEAETLTCTPLIQRLLRSAKDQQGEQTVDYSAEWDSDMASLLLLLHISPILLHHPHLMEGRKCRGSVHAKLWTMW